A region of the Candidatus Babeliales bacterium genome:
AACAAGGTGCTGACCCCATAATGCCCGATGCCGATAATAAAACTCCTCTATTGCTCGCTGAAGTAATTTCCAAAATGTCTCCTGAAATGTTGGAAATCGTTACTCTCATAAAAAATGCTATAGCTAAAAAATCAAATAACCAAGAGGAAGATGTACAATGAAGATAATAAAAAATAAGGTATTTCTTACACTCTTATTGTTAACTCCAGCATGCACCGTGTACACAATGGATGAACCGCCAAAAAAAACCAGTAAAACTCGCCGCATCGCTCAATGGGCAATGATAGCAGGAGATCTCTTATTAGGAAATATCCCCGTGCAAAAGATACATCTTATAGAACAAACGAGTGAACCTTTTGCTTTTACTGAATTACCAAAAGAACTTCAAAACACAATCAAGGTCTTACTTTTAACAGGAGCTACAGCAAAGACACTCAATGAAGTAGCGTTTACTATTACCTCCCTTGCGCAAGTAAATCGTGAATTGAATGAATTAATAAATGGTCCTACATTCTGTCTTCAAATAATAAAGAGTTTGTCTAAGAGATTTGATTGCCCCGATTTTGATGTATGCTTAGCACTACAAATCAAACAAGCAAAATCTCAATATGAATTACAAAAAAAACTTCTTGACCTATGCATTCAACAAAAAGAACCTAATCAGCAACGGTTTGCTTTGCTGTGTTATCAAGGAGTAGACTTAGAATTCACTTACAGTTATGATAATCACATTGCAACACCACTTATGATAGCATCTCTCAATAATAACTTTATGATTGGTTATCTGCTTAATGCAGGTGCCAATGTCAATCAATCTAACCCTGATGGCATAACAGCTTTAATGTTAACATCACAAGAAGATACTACTAGATTAGCAATGAATCGCCTTATAATAAGTCCAGATATCGTCATTAATCAACAAGATAAGGCTGGAAACACTGCACTTATGTATGCATTAATCAATAATGATAATATAAAAAACCTACAAAGATTACTCGATAAAAAAGCTGATCCCGAATTACCTAATTCTGCAGGTATTACCCCCCTGATGGCAGCACAACAAACTGGTGATAAAGCAATTATTACTCTTATTCAAAATGCAATTGATACAAAACATGGTAGAAAATAAATTGGAGATGTACTATGAAAACAGTCAAAAAAAGTAGTTCATTGTTTGTCTTTGGCATGTTTGCAGTAGTGTCTAACATCTGCAGCATGGATGAACCACAACCTAAAAAAAGAACGTCTTCCAGAACACAACGTAGACGTAGTTTGACAATAGATGAATCACAACCTAAAAGAAGAACTTCTTCCACACCACAACGTAAACGGAGTTGGTCACAAACAGCAATAGATGCCATACAAAAGCTTGTACCAATACGAGAAGTATCAAATAAAGAATCATTCAATAAATTGCCCAAGAATAAGAAGGCAACAATTATTAGTCTCATTACAACAAACGTTAATACTGAGTCATTAGACATTGCAGCTCATACCATTAATTCCCTTACACAAGTGAATCATGAATTAAATCAACTCATAAATAATCCTGATTATTGTCTTAAAGTAATAAAAAATCTTGCACAAAGATTCGATTGTTCTGATTTTGTAGCTTGCGCAGCACTACAAACACAAGCCGCAAAACAACGCTTAAAAATACAAAAACAATTCTATGATATATGCATATCACAACAACACCCAATGGAAGAATTTAATATATTATTTGCTCAAGCAGATGTAACATTTACTTATGACTACCTGGGAGAAGAATTCTCACCTATTATAGATCAGAGTATGCCTCCTCTACAACTTACAATAATTAAAGCCCCAAGGACAAAACCTGCCTTTTTTGAAAAATTTATCGCAAAACCAGAAATAATTAACTTACCAACCAGTACAGGCATGACCCCATTGATGGCAGCCATACACATGACTAATATGCCTTATATTCTGGCACTCCTTCATATCCGTAACATCGCCGTCAACCAAAAAGATTTAAAGGGAAACACAGCCCTCATGCTTGCAATAAAACAAAGAGATCCTATACCAGCGATAATAGAAGCAATTCTACAAGCAGGCGCAGATCCTCATATTGCTAATAATGATGGCCTCACACCACTTACAGCAGCAGAACGAACTAGAAATAAAAGAATTATTGATTCTATCAAAAATGCAAACAACATATGAAAAATAAATTGGAGTAGCTGTGAAAATAATCAAAAGAACTAATCCACTGTTTGTCTTATGTACACTTACAGTACCCTTCAATATCTGTAGTATGGATGAACCACTAAAACTAG
Encoded here:
- a CDS encoding ankyrin repeat domain-containing protein, which gives rise to MKIIKNKVFLTLLLLTPACTVYTMDEPPKKTSKTRRIAQWAMIAGDLLLGNIPVQKIHLIEQTSEPFAFTELPKELQNTIKVLLLTGATAKTLNEVAFTITSLAQVNRELNELINGPTFCLQIIKSLSKRFDCPDFDVCLALQIKQAKSQYELQKKLLDLCIQQKEPNQQRFALLCYQGVDLEFTYSYDNHIATPLMIASLNNNFMIGYLLNAGANVNQSNPDGITALMLTSQEDTTRLAMNRLIISPDIVINQQDKAGNTALMYALINNDNIKNLQRLLDKKADPELPNSAGITPLMAAQQTGDKAIITLIQNAIDTKHGRK
- a CDS encoding ankyrin repeat domain-containing protein, giving the protein MKTVKKSSSLFVFGMFAVVSNICSMDEPQPKKRTSSRTQRRRSLTIDESQPKRRTSSTPQRKRSWSQTAIDAIQKLVPIREVSNKESFNKLPKNKKATIISLITTNVNTESLDIAAHTINSLTQVNHELNQLINNPDYCLKVIKNLAQRFDCSDFVACAALQTQAAKQRLKIQKQFYDICISQQHPMEEFNILFAQADVTFTYDYLGEEFSPIIDQSMPPLQLTIIKAPRTKPAFFEKFIAKPEIINLPTSTGMTPLMAAIHMTNMPYILALLHIRNIAVNQKDLKGNTALMLAIKQRDPIPAIIEAILQAGADPHIANNDGLTPLTAAERTRNKRIIDSIKNANNI